The genomic interval ATCTTACACCATCCTGCATTGACACGGTAATTTACCAGCTTGTTTTCGCTGTAATCACCATGTGCCCGGTGACTAGCAGGCTCCTGCTACTACTTGTACCACGAGCCctctttgttatttttgcccTTTTGCTCATTGATTGATACTGGGCGAGAGTATGTTGGAATATTGCCTAGTAGTACTAGTCCTGTAGCTTAGCAGTGGCAACTGGCAAGTGGTGTCCGGTAGTGGATGTTTGGGATAAGTGGCTAAACTTTAGTTTCTtatcccatcgaatgtttgaatatttattatatatatataagtaaatgtagactattaataaaaaccacatataatcttggactaatttgcgagatgaatttattgagcctaattaatccatgattagactatatgatgctacagtaaacatgctctaattatggattaattaggcttaaaaaattcgtctcgtggattagctctcatttatgaaattagttttttaattagtctatgtttaatactttaaattagtgtctaaacatccgatgtgatatgggACATGAAATTTAATcctatctaaacaaccccgTAGGAGTATCAGGCTGCGGTGCCCTCCTGCTCGGGCAAGTACCACCACTGGTGAGATGTCCTACCTTCGTactataataatcttatttttcgtttttcctgtgtctaacgtttaaccattcgtcttatttaaaaaaattatttaaaaacttaaaaataattagtcacatataaaaatattaataaaaataattagtcacatataaaattcatattttatcatctagtaataataaaaatattaattataaaaaattttaaataagacgaatgaacatacgttggacacggaaaaaagaaaaatgagattAGTAGTAGATAAAATCATCTAGTCCTTCGTGCCGGCCGTTCGTCTCATTCCCCTCGAGTCCAAAACCACTCTTGTTTTTAACCTCATCCGGCTGACGCATTAAGCCTTGGTCAAAGACATGCGGAATCCAGCAGAGCAGGGCACATTTCTTTCGACCAACCCGTAAAATGATTGTTTGTtggtaattatatatatatatatacttagcgatataaaaattaatgctgtaaaataaaataaactgtttcaagaaaaccttaaaattaactttaaaaaaatgtaaagttaaaaattcaaattttaaattataaacctaagaaaaaaacgaaaagataggcAATTTCTCCCCCGCCTGCCGCCTTGGTACGGCAAATGACGTTAGACGTCTCACCCAACCAAAATTTAGCTTAGCTTAAGTGTGGCGCTCATGGTTCCCAGTATCTTTCCACGCTGCAATGGCGATATGCTACTCATGCTCCTAGTTGTTTTTGTGCCTTAAAAAAACGAGAGGATTCCTTCGTCTCCCTGCTCGTTTCTTCTCTAGTGTTTGTTCCCTTGTTTCTTTTCCAGTATTGCTTGCTTTGTTTGCTTCCTCCACACCTTCCAGTATTGCTAGCAGCATCGTAGCGGTAGCATCACTGAGTTGCGAGCTCACTCTCAACCACTCCAGATCACGGGCACGACGAGCAGTGGTGTCAAATCTCCGGGGAGATGAGTCTACGGAACTAtcccgccgcggccggggaCGAAGAGGGGGAGACGGTGGACGAGCTGCTCGCGCGCGTCCGCGGGATGGTGCCTCCGGCGCtgggcgcggccggcgcggcggagggctTCCCGGGGCGGTGGAAGGCGATCGCCtcgaagctggagaagctccCGACGTGCCTGTCCGACCTGTCCAGCCACCCTTGCTTCGCCAAGAACGCGCTGTGCCGCGAGCTGCTGCAGTCCGTGGCGGCCATGCTCGCCGAGGTGGCGGAGCTCGCGGCGCGGTGCCGGGAGCCGCCGAGAGCCGGGAAGCTGCAGATGCAGAGCGCCATCGACACGCTCGCCGGTAAGGTGGATCTCAACCTCCGGGACTGTGCGCTGCTTGTGAAGACTGGCGTGCTGTCCGATGCCTtcatgccgccgcctccgacagacgaggcagcggcgacggcggcgcaggcggacGTGCGGGAGCTGCTCGCGAGGCTGCAGATCGGGCACACGGAGGCGAAGAACCGAGCAGTGGATGGTCTTCTCGAGGCTCTAAACAAGGACGAGAAGAGCGTCCTCTCGGTGCTTGGTCGCGCCAATGTCGCCGCTTTGGTGCAGCTGctcaccgcgccgtcgcccaagGTGCGGGAGAAGGCGGCCACGGTCGTATGCCAGCTTGCAGAGTCCGGCAGCTGCGAGGGGCTGCTCGTCTCAGAGggggcgctgccgccgctcatCCGGTTGGCCGAGTCCGGCAGCCTCCTCGGCCGTGAGAAGGCCGTCATCACGCTGCAGCGCCTGTCGATGTCACCTGACACCGCCCGCGCCATTGCCGGGCACGGTGGCGCACGGCCGCTCATTGAGATCTGCCAGACAGGGGACTCCATCTCCCagtccgccgcggccggcgcgctCAAGAACATCTCGGCGGTGCCAGAAGTGCGGCAAGCATTGGCCGACGAAGGAATCGTCCGTGTCATGGTCAGCCTGCTGGATTGCGGCACCGTGCTCGGCTCCAAGGAGTACGCCGCCGACTGCCTGCAGAACCTCACGTCGAGCAGCGACAGCTTCCGGCGCGCCGTGGTGTCCGACGGCGGGCTGCGCAGCCTGCTCGTCTACCTCGACGGCCCGCTGCCGCAGGAGTCCGCGGTGAGCGCGCTCCGGAACCTCGTGGGCGCGGTCTCCCCCGACAGCCTCGTGTCGCTCGGCGTGCTCCCCCGGCTGGTGCATGTGCTGAGGGCCGGGTCAATCGGAgcgcagcaggcggcggccgcggcgatcTGCAGGATCTCCACCTCCACCGACATGAAGCGCGCCGTCGGCGAGCACGGCTGCGTGCCGCTGCTGGTGCGCATGCTGGAGGCCAAGTCGAACGGCGCGCGCGAGGTCGCGGCGCAGGCCATGGCGAGCCTCGTGAACTACCCTCCCAATGCCAGGGAGGTGAGGAGGGACGACAAGAGCGTGCCATGCCTGGTGCAGCTGCTCGACCCGAGCCCGGCGAACACGGCCAAGAAGTACGCCATCGCCTGCCTCCTGTCGCTCGCGGCGGCCAAGCGGTGCAAGAAGCTGATGATCTCGCACGGCGCCATTGGGTACCTCAAGAAGCTCTCCGACAtggacgtcgccggcgccaaGAAGCTTCTCGAGAGGCTGGAGCGCGGCAAGCTGCGGAGCCTCTTCAGTAGGGACTAGCAGCTGTAACTACAAATCTTCCCACTTGCTACACGTTACGTTATTCGTgacaatttcattttttttaactgtatAACATGTATAAAGATCACATCTTGTTTTCACAGTATGGAACGGGTGTTGTGCAGTGCAAAAACTCATCTTGACTGAATATATCGAGGTGTAAATTGTGTAATATATTCTGAGCAGTGGATATGTAGGGAAGTAAATAATACTCTCTGCtgaaaccaaaataaatactcCATTATTTAGCAGAATTTAAAGttcaaagagaaaagatggTTTAACTCAAATGGATAGTGTTGGGAGAGTAGCTAGAATATGAAATTTAGTGATTAATGCTACccataaatgtttatatttatataacagAGTTCCGATTCCTGAtatctttatattttggaactatGAGAATATATAACAtgtatgagcaattttacggtccttaGGTAGTACTATGAGAAaccaaatttttagtgtagaatttattttacggTCTTTGGATAGTACTAggataaactaaaattttagtttagaaTTTAGTACCTCCTAGGAATTAGGTACTAAGAGATACTGACTATAAAATCTCCTAGTATTTAAGTACTAAGAGATAccgactataaaattgctcaaccTATTCTTCACTGTGAACATTTCAGTGAGCTAATTTGGACGACATGATGACGCTATCAGCATAATTGGTGCATGATGTGGAAACAACTCTACTCGCGCGTGCGCCTTGAGTGGACAGATGATCTTCGCCCATGAAGCCATGATGATTAGCTAGCTGCTCGATTTGCCCAAGTGATTACTCAGTGTTCATCGGCTGGTAGCTTGTCACCTTTTAGCGTGATGACGTACCAAACTGCCATAGTGCCATATGCAGTGTTATGCTATCCTACGCAGTTAATGAAGAACCAATGACAGATCTAAGGCAAATTTGTACTGCCAATATGCTCGGCAAGTTGTGGGCATACATGCTCCAGTGAGTATAAATTGGCAACCATATTGGCACATAGGAGTACAAGAACTAGAAATGCCTGAACATATAGCATGTTCATTACAATCCAGGAGGTATTATGTGAAACTATAAACCGTACGTATAATTGAAAGCATTCTATACTGATGATCATAGACAGAATATCGCACAATCCATGCTCACGAGTGTTACATATGTAGATTCCAGTGATGGTCTCCCTTTGGGTTTAGAACGGCAAATACCCATCATGCCTTCACTTTGGCAACTGGAGCACGAGATGGGAGTTGCTGCGTGACAAAATGGGATAGTTTAGTACAAATCTTCAGTAACTCTCCAAGAACATTGACAAGATGAACAGATTCAGTGGGTTTATACCTGATAGCATGAAATGAGTGAGGTAACGAATCCAAATGCCCCTGTTACCCTTGGAGTGACCTTCTTGGGTGCCAGCTGAAGAAGCCCTACGGCCACCACCACATCCATGGCCGCCTTCACCAGTGCAAGCAGCCGTTCATCCGACTGCTTCATCTTGCTCCGGTACTGGTCATTCTACAAACCGAGCGGAAACGCAGCGAGAAGGTCAATTGTATGAGCTCCATGAAGTCAGTCCCAGTAGGCTGCAAGAGATGATGAAAGCGTGCATACCTCATATTTGTCAACATCCTTCAGCTCTCTCGCCAGCTTCCTCATTGATTTTGATAGCCTTTTGAGCTCTCCAAGCTGCAAAAATGGAACACATATAATCAGTTCGTTGTTGGCTATCaagattaaatataaaaattcagTGAAAGTAACGGAAGTGTGTATACCTCAACCAACCCTGCACAGACTGAAG from Oryza brachyantha chromosome 3, ObraRS2, whole genome shotgun sequence carries:
- the LOC102712894 gene encoding ARM REPEAT PROTEIN INTERACTING WITH ABF2; this translates as MSLRNYPAAAGDEEGETVDELLARVRGMVPPALGAAGAAEGFPGRWKAIASKLEKLPTCLSDLSSHPCFAKNALCRELLQSVAAMLAEVAELAARCREPPRAGKLQMQSAIDTLAGKVDLNLRDCALLVKTGVLSDAFMPPPPTDEAAATAAQADVRELLARLQIGHTEAKNRAVDGLLEALNKDEKSVLSVLGRANVAALVQLLTAPSPKVREKAATVVCQLAESGSCEGLLVSEGALPPLIRLAESGSLLGREKAVITLQRLSMSPDTARAIAGHGGARPLIEICQTGDSISQSAAAGALKNISAVPEVRQALADEGIVRVMVSLLDCGTVLGSKEYAADCLQNLTSSSDSFRRAVVSDGGLRSLLVYLDGPLPQESAVSALRNLVGAVSPDSLVSLGVLPRLVHVLRAGSIGAQQAAAAAICRISTSTDMKRAVGEHGCVPLLVRMLEAKSNGAREVAAQAMASLVNYPPNAREVRRDDKSVPCLVQLLDPSPANTAKKYAIACLLSLAAAKRCKKLMISHGAIGYLKKLSDMDVAGAKKLLERLERGKLRSLFSRD